The Candidatus Binataceae bacterium region TTACCGGGCAGCCGGCGCTGGCTATTCCGACCGGGATTGGCGCGGACCGCGCGCCGCTCGCGATGCAAATCGTCGGGCGGCCGTTCGACGAGCCTTCCGTGCTGCGCGTGGGCGACGCCTACCAGAGCGCGCGCGGCGCGCTGCCGCCGCCCGAGTTTAACTGAGACGCCCGGCGCTGCGTCTAGCGGAACGCTGGCATCACCATCTCGGCGAAATCGCGAAAGACCTCGCGCTGAAAATCCGCCGGCGGCTCGATCACCGTCTCTTTGATGCCGGCGGCTTCCATCGCGCGCAGTTGCGCGATCATCTCGTCCGGCTCGCCCACCAGACACGTGCCGTGAACCGCCTCGGCGCTGACGAATCGCCGCTCCTCGGGCTGCATGAAGGTGCCGTGGCCCTCGTGGATCTGGCGAAAGCGCGCGCGCTCGGGCAGGCTGTAGGAGCCGACGCGCCGCAGATAGTCGTCCCACACGTTGCGGAAGAAAGGCGGAATCGCTTCGTCTGCCTGGCCGCGCGCTTTCCAGTTCTCGTAGGCGAAGTGCAGCGCGCTCGTCACCTGCGCCCCGGTCTGATTGATCACGCGCTCCGAGGTCACGGGCTCGCCCGCGCGCAGCACGCACGCGCTCGTGAGCGCGGCGGTATGGAAATCCTGCCCAAGCCGGCGTCCCGCACGCTCGGCGCCTGCGCGAATTCGCGCCAGCCGTCCGCCGACCCGCGCATTGATTCCGCCTGCAGTTACCCAGCCATCGCCGAATTCACCCGCAGCCTCGCATACGCGCGGCCCGTTTGCGGCTACGTAAATCAGAATCGGATCGTCGAGATTGATGAAGCGGCGGTCGCGATGAAGGAACTTTATCTCACGCGTACGCCTGTTGAGGGTGTAATCGACAGCCTCGCCATGGAGTAGCGCGCGAAGGACCCTCAGGTACTCGCGAAACTCGGCGACCGGCATCGGGCTTTGCCCCATCACTCGCATCGCCGTGTGTCCCGTGCCGATCCCCAGGAAGGTGCGCCCCGGCGCTAACTGGTTGATGCTCGCGATGGAATGCGCGGTGACCGGCGCGATCCGTGTGCCGGCGATCGCGACTCCCGTCCCGATTTTGATACGGCGCGTGTTGACCGCCGCCAGCGCGAGCGTCGCGTAGCAGTCCGACCAGATCATCTGCGAATCGGGAATCCATGCGCGGTCGTAGCCAAGTTCCTCGGCATACCGGATCAGATCCCATTTGTTGACGTGCGTGTCGATTCCGATTCCGAATTCCATGGTCTTGCAATTCATAGCGCACAAAAGAACCGAAAGCCCACAAAAATCGGGAAGTTTTGCCGAAATTTGTCTAAAAGACACTGTTTAGGATACTTTAGGAGAGCTAATTCTAATCATAGCCACGCTAAGGAGATACTTGGAGCCCAATAACGCGGTTTGAAGGATGATGAAATTTGATGCTCTATCGGGTATCTTCGTGGTGTGGTTATGCCAAGCCACTTTGGGATTACTTAAGGAGGCTGGACAATGGAACTGACGACACGCCTGTATATTAGGCTTCGCGAGGCGGCCTCCAGGTCTTATCGCGGCCAGACTTATTCGGAATACGCTCTCATCTTCGTCTGCATTGTCGTTGCGCTGGTCGGCGGCTATCAGCTCATCGGGGGAAATTTGAGCAACTCGATGAATGGGGTTTCCAACCAGGTGGGCAACGCCTGAGATACGGCGAGCCAGCGAAGGGCGCCTTGCCCTTCGTTCGCTTCGAAACTTGCGGGCCGTCAGCGATCGCTGGCGGCCCGCACTTTTTTTCGCGCGTCTGACGGAGGCGAACGCGACTCAAAAGATTGAAGCCGGAAGGTCCGGCGACTCGAGCTAGCGCCCGGAGGCGCCTCCCAAGGCCACGGTCGGGTGTTCTTCAGGCGCGGACGCGGACTCGGACTCGATTCGGCGGGGGACCATCCGCGATCCCTGCTCGGCGCCGCTCTCTTCTTCCAGGTACTGAGCGTCCGAGTTCACCCGCCACAGATCGTAGGAGGCGCCCATGATGTTGCGGGCAGCCATCAGCCCGGTCATCATCGCGTGGTCC contains the following coding sequences:
- a CDS encoding LLM class flavin-dependent oxidoreductase, whose amino-acid sequence is MEFGIGIDTHVNKWDLIRYAEELGYDRAWIPDSQMIWSDCYATLALAAVNTRRIKIGTGVAIAGTRIAPVTAHSIASINQLAPGRTFLGIGTGHTAMRVMGQSPMPVAEFREYLRVLRALLHGEAVDYTLNRRTREIKFLHRDRRFINLDDPILIYVAANGPRVCEAAGEFGDGWVTAGGINARVGGRLARIRAGAERAGRRLGQDFHTAALTSACVLRAGEPVTSERVINQTGAQVTSALHFAYENWKARGQADEAIPPFFRNVWDDYLRRVGSYSLPERARFRQIHEGHGTFMQPEERRFVSAEAVHGTCLVGEPDEMIAQLRAMEAAGIKETVIEPPADFQREVFRDFAEMVMPAFR